The following proteins are co-located in the Cydia fagiglandana chromosome 2, ilCydFagi1.1, whole genome shotgun sequence genome:
- the LOC134673707 gene encoding vesicular acetylcholine transporter produces MAEGPQSIWQKIDSTTIPMVNLEVKEVREIIWEKTQEPSAQRKIILVIVSIALLLDNMLYMVIVPIIPDYLRYIGAWGEAGYDHVVTLDPIIEGNRTIIPTKIIPASHEGQDSATGVLFASKAIVQLMINPFSGALIDRIGYDVPMMIGLIIMFLSTSIFACGRSYSMLFFARSLQGVGSAFADTAGLAMIADRFTEEQERSKALGIALAFISFGCLVAPPFGGALYQFAGKEVPFLILALISLLDGFMLLLVMKPLKTQIKEANQPKVAGTPIWKLLMDPYIAVCAGALMMSNVALAFLEPTISFWMEDNLTKDNWKIGMIWLPAFFPHVLGVIITVKMARKYPQHQWLMAAGGLALEGLCCFIIPFASSYKMLMIPICGICFGIALIDTALLPMLGYLVDVRYVSVYGSIYAIADISYSFAYAVGPIIAGEVVEAIGFTALNLFIAFSNLMYAPVLMYLRHIYDFKPFENEANILMADPPDKEYQTYSLQEQRPVNGDYKNHLEYSNVGGEQVQETSVDAGSYSYDQSYQQGGYQNNQGYSQGYDQQQQQGYQQEYQQQEYNQPRQLPSQPPASNPFRAAPAAPAAPAGPAPVKNPFRQGF; encoded by the coding sequence ATGGCCGAGGGACCGCAATCGATATGGCAAAAGATCGACAGCACCACCATCCCCATGGTCAACCTGGAGGTGAAAGAAGTGCGGGAGATAATTTGGGAGAAGACCCAGGAGCCAAGCGCGCAGAGAAAGATTATCCTGGTTATCGTGTCTATAGCGCTGCTCTTAGACAACATGTTGTACATGGTTATTGTACCGATCATCCCCGACTACCTGCGCTACATCGGCGCGTGGGGCGAGGCGGGCTACGACCACGTCGTCACCCTCGACCCCATCATAGAAGGCAACCGTACCATCATCCCGACCAAAATCATACCGGCGTCGCACGAGGGCCAAGACTCCGCCACAGGCGTGCTCTTCGCTTCAAAAGCGATCGTTCAGCTCATGATCAACCCGTTTTCTGGTGCCTTAATCGATCGTATAGGATACGATGTGCCTATGATGATCGGGCTCATTATAATGTTCTTGTCTACGTCGATATTCGCGTGCGGACGGAGCTACAGCATGCTGTTCTTCGCGAGGAGTCTGCAGGGGGTGGGCTCCGCGTTCGCGGACACTGCAGGTCTGGCGATGATTGCCGACAGGTTTACAGAGGAGCAGGAACGGTCTAAGGCCTTGGGTATCGCTCTCGCTTTCATCAGCTTCGGATGTCTCGTCGCTCCGCCTTTCGGAGGAGCACTCTATCAGTTTGCGGGAAAAGAAGTACCATTTTTAATCCTGGCTCTGATTTCACTTCTTGACGGATTTATGTTATTACTTGTGATGAAGCCGCTCAAAACGCAAATAAAGGAAGCCAACCAGCCGAAAGTGGCCGGCACACCGATCTGGAAACTTCTCATGGACCCATATATCGCCGTCTGCGCCGGCGCGCTGATGATGTCTAACGTGGCCTTGGCTTTCCTCGAGCCAACGATCTCCTTCTGGATGGAAGATAACCTCACTAAAGATAACTGGAAGATCGGTATGATATGGTTGCCAGCGTTCTTTCCGCACGTGCTCGGGGTAATTATAACGGTCAAGATGGCGAGAAAGTACCCTCAACACCAGTGGTTGATGGCGGCGGGTGGGTTAGCACTCGAAGGCTTGTGCTGCTTCATCATCCCATTCGCTAGTTCATACAAGATGCTGATGATTCCAATCTGCGGAATATGCTTTGGAATAGCGTTGATTGACACGGCTTTGCTCCCAATGCTAGGGTACTTAGTGGACGTGCGCTATGTTTCCGTATATGGAAGTATTTACGCCATCGCCGACATCTCGTACTCGTTCGCGTACGCCGTCGGCCCGATTATCGCCGGTGAGGTCGTAGAAGCGATCGGCTTCACAGCGCTCAACCTGTTCATCGCATTCAGTAACCTCATGTACGCGCCAGTGCTCATGTACCTGCGGCACATCTACGACTTCAAGCCGTTCGAGAACGAAGCCAACATATTAATGGCAGACCCGCCCGACAAAGAGTACCAGACGTACAGCCTGCAGGAGCAGCGGCCAGTGAATGGTGACTATAAGAATCATCTGGAGTACTCGAACGTGGGTGGAGAGCAGGTGCAGGAGACCAGCGTAGACGCGGGCAGCTACTCTTACGACCAATCGTATCAGCAGGGCGGGTACCAGAACAACCAGGGTTATAGCCAGGGTTATGACCAGCAGCAACAGCAAGGGTATCAGCAGGAGTATCAACAACAGGAGTACAATCAGCCGCGGCAGCTGCCGTCGCAGCCGCCGGCCTCGAACCCATTCCGAGCGGCCCCCGCCGCGCCGGCCGCCCCCGCCGGACCGGCCCCGGTTAAGAACCCCTTCCGGCAAGGCTTCTAG